A stretch of Natronospira bacteriovora DNA encodes these proteins:
- a CDS encoding PilZ domain-containing protein — protein MDIQSFFADRVSFRSELPLRWTGSEEPLDAGQLASLNEQNLALLRAVAALEERHVESQEGSQGLPLPEVQRLEAKLDLILTLVGQIRAASDLVPPSVTVELAAAGLVWWPRERFQARDCKQGRIELSLAAYAAQPLTLPATIRGRGHWEHGEAVLAEFYGVNDTVTDALEKFVFRHHRRAIAGSRSGEA, from the coding sequence ATGGATATCCAATCCTTTTTTGCGGACCGGGTCAGCTTCCGCTCTGAATTACCCCTTCGATGGACCGGCTCCGAGGAGCCGCTTGATGCCGGGCAGCTGGCCAGCCTGAATGAACAGAATCTGGCGCTCCTGCGAGCCGTGGCCGCCCTGGAAGAACGTCATGTGGAATCCCAGGAAGGCAGCCAGGGGCTGCCCCTCCCGGAAGTGCAGCGGCTGGAGGCCAAGCTGGATCTGATTCTCACCCTGGTGGGGCAGATTCGGGCGGCATCCGATCTGGTTCCGCCCAGCGTCACCGTGGAGCTGGCTGCCGCCGGTCTGGTCTGGTGGCCGCGTGAACGCTTTCAGGCCCGGGACTGCAAACAGGGGCGCATCGAGCTTTCCCTGGCGGCCTACGCGGCCCAGCCCCTGACTTTGCCGGCCACCATTCGTGGCCGCGGCCACTGGGAGCATGGCGAGGCCGTGCTGGCCGAGTTCTATGGCGTCAATGACACCGTGACCGACGCTCTGGAGAAATTCGTGTTCCGCCATCACCGTCGGGCCATTGCCGGTAGCCGCTCCGGCGAAGCCTGA
- a CDS encoding flagellar protein FliT: MAAVFEQEWLERLPLPRRALLERVAELQTEIAEAAAGGDWVRTSELERQRAGKLHQLYRNLDSLSGEEGEALAEVTRRLIEEDRALVDRVARERDRLGVELGSLRRGQRAVDAYTRHAEG; the protein is encoded by the coding sequence ATGGCGGCGGTATTCGAGCAGGAGTGGCTGGAACGCCTGCCCTTGCCGCGACGGGCGCTGCTTGAACGCGTGGCCGAGTTGCAGACGGAGATTGCCGAGGCAGCCGCCGGTGGCGACTGGGTTCGAACCAGCGAATTGGAGCGCCAGCGGGCCGGCAAGCTGCACCAGCTCTACCGCAACCTGGACAGCCTCTCCGGTGAAGAGGGCGAGGCCCTGGCGGAAGTGACCCGTCGCCTGATCGAGGAAGACCGTGCCCTGGTGGATCGGGTGGCACGGGAACGCGATCGTCTGGGTGTGGAACTGGGCAGCCTGCGCCGCGGCCAGCGGGCGGTGGATGCCTACACCCGCCACGCCGAGGGCTGA
- the fliS gene encoding flagellar export chaperone FliS, whose amino-acid sequence MYMPNKTAALNAYQEVGVRSGLDEANPHRLIQMLMEGVLDRVARAKGHMSRGEISPKGEQISRAISILEGLRLSLDPAQSEELAERLEQLYDYMGRRLAEANLHNDVDRLDEVLRLMKELKAGWDGIPAEAVEEAIARRQSDTESGE is encoded by the coding sequence ATGTACATGCCGAACAAGACTGCCGCGCTCAATGCCTACCAGGAAGTGGGGGTGCGCAGTGGTCTGGACGAGGCCAATCCCCACCGCCTGATCCAGATGCTGATGGAAGGCGTGCTGGATCGGGTGGCCCGTGCCAAGGGCCACATGAGCCGTGGCGAGATCAGCCCCAAGGGGGAGCAGATCAGTCGCGCCATCAGCATTCTCGAGGGCCTGCGTCTGTCCCTGGATCCGGCTCAGTCGGAAGAACTGGCCGAGCGCCTGGAGCAGCTCTACGACTACATGGGGCGGCGCCTGGCGGAGGCCAATCTGCACAATGACGTCGACCGCCTGGACGAAGTCCTGCGCCTGATGAAGGAGCTCAAGGCCGGCTGGGACGGCATTCCGGCCGAGGCGGTGGAAGAGGCCATCGCCCGGCGCCAGTCCGATACGGAGTCAGGCGAGTGA